In Etheostoma cragini isolate CJK2018 chromosome 15, CSU_Ecrag_1.0, whole genome shotgun sequence, the DNA window TCAGCTGTGGTACATTCACGGTGAGACGTAAGGAGGTGCTGTCCTGCCATGGCTTTCATAGGCTGGGACAGGAGGGTGGGTTCAGGGGTCATCTGTGTGTTGGTTTGAGTTGAAAGGGTGAGGCAggggggttgttttttttcttctagagAAGGATGCACTTTCCTTTCTCCACCCACGGGTTGTTCTTCATCAGCTCCGGGTTCAGGAAGGGATCCTCGGGGACGCCGTCCTCTATCCACTTTACCAAACTTTgtggagaaacagagagggacagagacattATTACCACAATCCATCCTCTAGCCAGTTATCCTGAACTAGTCCGTCGTCTTGCTATTCTTTGCTAGTGCTACATTTCTGTTCCCCGATGTTTTAGCATGTCACAGATGTAGAagtttacttcctgttttactCTTGTCACCAACACATTGAAATGTCAAACCCTGACAGTGGCACAAGTAAGGAAAGATTATTACTATGTAATGGCAACagaatactgtatgtctaatGTTTGCTATTATAAGCTACTTGTCATATGAGACAATTAGGCTGAAAAACCTCTGGGTGGGTTGTTATTTCTTCTCTCAAAAGTGACATATTCTCACTTTATATTTAGCTCATTATTCATGACAGTACTTTACCTGAGTAAAACATTGCAACATCTTCCCATCACTGCTTCTCTTATTTGTTCAGTATCTTTTTAGATTCTCATTGTTTTTATGCAGGGTTTCGAAACACTGACCCTGAATACTTTAGCGAGCGTCATGTGTGCTGATGAAGCCTCAGAAGTGTTTCTTCTGAGCTTCCTTGATTGGCTCCCAATCTAGCGGCATGGCAGTGAGAGCCCGAGACGGATGAAGAGAGGGCTGAACACAGCTCTGCTTAATGATTAGATGTGCGCTGGGGCTGTGACAATAGCCTTCAAGGCAGCATTACTTAATGAAGTCATATCACAGTTTAATTATTGTGGTGCAGTGACTAATGCTGTCATATCCAAAGTCATTGGATTTATTCAATCATTGTACTCATTACAATGAACAGCAGCAGATATTGCTTGCCTTAAGTGAGTAGCGTTTATTAGTGTATGATTGAATAACCCACTGAATACTTGAGTTACCTTGGAAACAGCAGTTGGTTAAACAATctcaactcaaggtccacttgtTGTGGAGCCTTCAACCATGTGACGCAGCCTTTTTTGGCTGGTGGGGTTAGCTCAGTGGTCATAGAACTGTTATTATAGTGTCCGACTGCCTCGCTGACCAGTAACTTTTGgtttgaaagaaaatacaggccttaattttgtgaaatgtgcgcttacaacacaacaatatatttgttgtgtttatttatttctgtttatgaAAAATATTGTTGTTACAATGGTGgttgtgtctttctttctaaGAAAATCCACCTGGAGTAGCACTAAAAGTCAgtttaaacacaacaaatattta includes these proteins:
- the gng13b gene encoding guanine nucleotide-binding protein G(I)/G(S)/G(O) subunit gamma-13b yields the protein MDEWDVPQMKKEVESLKYQLAFKREKSSKTVTDLVKWIEDGVPEDPFLNPELMKNNPWVEKGKCILL